The following coding sequences are from one Cercospora beticola chromosome 4, complete sequence window:
- a CDS encoding uncharacterized protein (BUSCO:EOG09260EE7), translating into MVRSYRRYEPGQIFGTIATASSNTVWTADSSSRNAGSGRAFVGANEEVLCWDVKKGELLSRWNDKDNRSVVTCISQCDVQPDLFAVGHQDGSIRIWDALSGQIVVSFNAHRSAITHLQFDREGSRLASGSRDTDIIIWNLLSETAEFRLKGHKDQITGLSFLRTSTAGAQANENVDGIADEDVEERYLLSTSKDALVKIWDLSAQHCIETHVAQTSGECWALGMSPDGAGCITAGNDGELKVWSLGIDALSQLALSVGDGKKQNVLRSQGTIQRQGRDRTVSVSFHPKQDYIAVHGSEKAVELFRIRSADELHRVMLRKRKRRREKAAAAGETLVPEKEEALEQPEVTDVFVPYVIVRTGVKMPDGKWASGGKVRSVNWITSGAKAAKKLQLLISTTDNRLEAYEVVAHRAREDKGSREAPDYSRSLAVELSGHRTDIRTLALSSDDRMLASASAGSLKVWNLRTQSCLRTMECGTALCSAFLPGDRMVLLGTKSGELELWDISTSTLIEKIQAHDEKHAIWSLAVHPDGRSVVTGSADKSAKFWRFDIVDEEIPGTRRTTQRLKLTQTRQLKVNDDVLSICFSPDQKYLALSTLDNTVKLFFVDSLKPYHILYGHKLPVLNISISSDSKLIVTSSADKNVKIWGLDFGDCHKSFFAHQDSVMQVGFIPHPQEQEEKHTVFSAGKDGVVKSWDGDKFEQIQKMEGHHGEVWAMAISQTGETIVTASHDKSIRTWNVGDDLIFLEEERERELEEQYEATLAKNIDHDFEGDEDENAEVAAASKQTISTLTHGEKIMEALELGFADLELMTKHNRQRLTNPKMPAYPPERNPILTAYGNISAERHVLNTLQRVPRPALNDALLVLPFSTLPTLFTFLAIFLHKCMSPELAWTISYFMLQAHMQQIVASKKLKPLLQEIYDAYEKWQDGEKRILGSNVAALEIMTREVREEEIVNGGYLDYNKVGEASEDVVGKGGKKRAFASLA; encoded by the coding sequence ATGGTGCGCTCTTATCGCAGGTACGAGCCTGGACAAATCTTTGGCACCATTGCCACCGCTTCCTCCAACACCGTCTGGACTGCCGACTCATCCAGTCGCAATGCTGGCAGTGGAAGAGCTTTTGTAGGCGCGAATGAAGAAGTGCTATGCTGGGATGTGAAGAAGGGCGAGCTACTGTCACGATGGAACGATAAGGACAATCGCAGTGTCGTGACCTGCATATCACAATGCGATGTGCAACCCGATCTCTTCGCTGTGGGACATCAAGACGGATCTATACGGATATGGGATGCGCTGTCCGGACAGATTGTAGTGAGCTTCAATGCGCACAGGAGCGCCATCACACATCTACAGTTCGATCGAGAGGGTTCACGACTTGCAAGTGGGAGCAGAGACACGGACATCATTATCTGGAACCTGCTCTCTGAAACTGCCGAGTTCAGGTTGAAGGGCCACAAAGATCAGATCACCGGCTTGTCTTTCCTTCGAACTTCGACGGCTGGAGCGCAGGCCAACGAGAATGTAGACGGCATAGCAGACGAAGATGTGGAAGAACGTTACCTCTTGTCCACATCGAAGGACGCACTGGTCAAGATATGGGATCTGTCAGCGCAGCATTGCATTGAGACACATGTTGCGCAAACAAGTGGCGAGTGCTGGGCATTGGGCATGAGTCCAGATGGAGCGGGTTGCATCACCGCGGGCAACGATGGCGAGCTCAAAGTATGGAGTCTGGGCATCGATGCGCTGTCTCAGTTGGCGCTGTCTGTGGGCGACGGCAAAAAACAAAATGTGCTACGTAGCCAAGGAACCATACAAAGACAAGGAAGAGACAGGACGGTCAGCGTTAGCTTCCATCCAAAACAGGACTACATCGCGGTCCACGGCTCAGAGAAGGCTGTTGAGCTGTTTCGGATACGGTCTGCAGACGAGTTACACCGAGTGATGCTCAGgaagcgaaagagaagaagggagaaggctgctgcaGCGGGAGAGACACTGGTgccggagaaggaggaggcatTGGAACAACCGGAGGTGACAGACGTCTTCGTCCCGTACGTGATCGTTCGGACTGGTGTCAAAATGCCAGATGGGAAATGGGCGTCGGGAGGAAAGGTTCGCTCCGTAAATTGGATTACATCTGGAGCTaaggctgcgaagaagctgcagctgctgataTCGACCACGGACAACCGTTTGGAGGCGTACGAGGTTGTGGCACATCGCGCAAGAGAGGACAAAGGGAGTCGAGAAGCGCCCGACTACAGTCGCTCTCTTGCAGTAGAGCTGTCTGGGCATCGGACAGATATTCGCACTCTGGCGCTGTCGTCCGATGATCGCATGCTCGCAAGTGCCTCAGCAGGATCGCTCAAAGTATGGAACCTGCGTACCCAGTCATGCCTACGGACGATGGAGTGCGGCACTGCACTATGCTCGGCCTTCTTGCCTGGCGACCGTATGGTGCTTCTCGGCACCAAGTCCGGAGAGCTCGAACTGTGGGACATCAGCACAAGTACGCTGATCGAGAAGATCCAGGCTCATGATGAGAAGCACGCGATCTGGTCTCTCGCTGTTCATCCTGATGGAAGATCAGTAGTCACTGGATCTGCAGACAAGAGCGCAAAGTTCTGGCGATTCGATATTGTAGACGAAGAGATTCCCggcacaagaagaacaacgcAAAGGCTGAAGCTAACACAAACACGGCAGCTGAAGGTCAACGACGACGTGCTCTCGATCTGCTTCTCGCCTGACCAAAAGTATCTCGCGCTCAGCACCCTCGATAACACAGTTAAGCTGTTCTTCGTGGACAGCCTGAAGCCGTACCACATCCTCTACGGCCACAAACTTCCCGTGCTCAACATCAGCATATCGAGTGACTCCAAGCTTATTGTGACCAGTTCGGCAGACAAGAATGTCAAGATATGGGGTCTTGACTTTGGTGACTGCCACAAGTCTTTCTTCGCACACCAAGACAGCGTTATGCAGGTCGGCTTCATACCGCATCCTCAAGAGCAGGAAGAGAAGCATACAGTCTTCAGTGCAGGCAAGGATGGAGTGGTCAAATCATGGGATGGCGACAAATTTGAGCAGATTCAAAAAATGGAAGGCCATCATGGTGAAGTCTGGGCAATGGCCATCAGCCAGACTGGCGAGACTATTGTCACGGCCTCACATGACAAGTCCATTCGGACCTGGAACGTCGGCGATGACCTGATCttcctcgaagaagagcgcgagcgcgagctgGAAGAACAGTACGAAGCGACTCTGGCCAAGAACATTGACCACGACTTCGaaggcgacgaagacgagaatgCAGAAGTCGCCGCCGCCTCAAAGCAAACAATCTCCACACTCACCCACGGCGAGAAGATTATGGAAGCGCTAGAACTTGGTTTCGCAGACCTGGAGCTGATGACGAAGCACAATCGACAACGACTCACAAACCCTAAGATGCCCGCCTACCCTCCTGAACGCAATCCCATCCTCACAGCCTACGGCAACATTTCCGCCGAACGCCACGTCCTCAACACTCTGCAGCGTGTGCCTCGACCGGCACTGAATGACGCTCTTCTGGTCCTTCCCTTCTCCACTCTGCCTACCCTCTTCACTttcctcgccatcttcctccaCAAATGCATGTCCCCCGAACTCGCATGGACGATCTCATACTTCATGCTGCAGGCGCACATGCAGCAGATAGTGGcttcgaagaagttgaagccTCTGTTGCAGGAGATTTATGATGCCTACGAGAAGTGGCAGGATGGGGAGAAGAGAATCCTGGGATCGAACGTCGCGGCCCTCGAGATCATGACGAGGGAGGTGAGGGAGGAAGAGATTGTAAATGGGGGGTATTTGGATTACAACAAAGTAGGAGAGGCGAGTGAGGATGTAGTTGGGAAGGGCGGAAAGAAGAGAGCGTTTGCTAGTCTGGCGTAG